TTATTTTCCGAAGTAATTCAGAGGTGTTTGTGGATCATAATGAGATTAGCTGAAATGATCCAGAAAATTATCTTAGAAAGTAGTTAGAGGTCTTAAAACTTGTTTCTTCCAAAGGATTGCTTAGAAATTAGTGATTTATAATTAGAAAAAGAGCCCAAACCTTGATAATTTTGGCCATATAGCTATAGCAAAGCAGGGAATCAAGTTTATTTCTAGGATACAAATGTTTATTTGTAGGATATTGGCGCACAAGCTAATTGAAGGCTGCAGAAAACACTGGTTGCTAAGCATTGCAAATGTAATTAACATAATTAGGAATTCCAAACTCTAATTATTATATCTGAGGCAATATCAGCTATTCAACATGTTAGTAAAAATtgtgaataaatatttatataatagtGCACACAAATTCAAAAAAACCTGTGTGCAATTAGCACTTTGTTTATTCTCTCTGTCCAGTATTTATGTACATTTGTACCTACTTAATACAGCAAGACAGGGcaccctgctgcagtgccaggtaACATCTGGTCTCTGCCTTCACTTTCTGCAGAATTTAAATGTGAAACCTTCCTTTCAGGGATTCTGGGTAGGTGGGAGGTACTGAAAATTGATCtgaattaaaaaacatttctaataggagtgggttttttttaatgcatgatACAGATTCGTGTATAAAGCAAATTGATGTATAGGAGGACACAGTGCACGCAGGTGAGTAAATATATGTCTACACAATCAGAGACAACggggacagtgctgggtttAAATTCCTTCAGCTTTCAATTTTGAACTGTATCACATACCTTTTTTGTGATTTGCTTCAACACAGAACTTCACAAGCACCAAGTTATATGCATGTCCAAGTTACTCCCAAGTTTCAGCTTCtattttgcagtttttctctgtatGGAAAGAGAGTAGCACCCCAGTGCCCTGTGGAGTACTGTAGGAGTTTGGGAGCAAGTTGGATACTGTAATGACTGAGCTGTGAAATTACCAAGGACAGCCTGTGTATcaacagccctgggcagggggaggagggacagacactTATGACTGATAAGTGCCTTCTTTTTCTTACCAGTTTCCTGAAGAAGTATCAAACAGGGACCAAAATAGGAGGTAGGATTAGAATAATGTGCTGGGTTTGACTGGGGTAGAGTTCATTTCCTTCCCACAAGtatgggctgggaatggcattGCACCCTGCTGGGAATCCCCAGGAGTGCAGTGACAGTGACTGCACCTGCACTCCCCTGATGCAATGTCTGCTGCTAAGCTGAAGGTCCTGAtttgtcttttctctttgtAGGTATTTTTATGGTGCTTTCTCTCCTGTCGATCGTTTACGGCGCCTTACGCTGCAACATCCTGGCCATTAAGATAAAGTACGACGATTACAGTGTCCGTGTGAAACCTGCTGCCTACCTCTGCATATTCATGTGGAGGAGCTTTGAGATCGCCACGCGGGTCACGGTGCTGGTGCTTTTCGGTTCAGTCCTTCAAATCTGGGTTTTCGTCGTTGTGCTACTGAATTTCTTAGGTTTCTTCCTCTACCCCTGGATTCTCTTCTGGCTTAGCAAGTCGCCATTTCCTGAGAACATAGAGAAGGAGTTGAGCAGGTTGGGCACTACCATCGTCCTGTGCCTTCTCACGTTCCTGTACGCTGGCATTAACATGTTCTGCTGGTCAGCAGCGCAGGTGGAGCTCAGCGACCCTGACCTGATTAGCAAATCCCAGAACTGGTACCGCATGACCGTGTACTACATCGTGCGGCTGATGGAGAACGCCTTCCTCCTGCTGATGTGGTACATTTACAGAACAGACTTCTACCTCTATGTCTGTGCCCCAATgttgttcctgcagctcctgataGGTTACTGCATGGGCATCTTCTTCATGTTGGTGTTCTACCAGTTCTGTCACCCGTGCAAAAAACTTTTCTCCTCCAGCATTACTGAAGCTTTGCTGTCCTGTTTCAAGATCCTCTACTTTATTTGCCAGCATCACAAATCCACTCTACTGACAGGCAAGGTGGCGATGAAATCTCCTGAAAATACTGATGAAGCACGGGGCAGTAGCAAGACAATAGATTCTCAAAACAGGAATATTCATCAAAGTGTTTCTTCCAATGCCTAGTACAACTGGAAGCAAGTAGGCGCCTTTGGAAGGTGGCAGATCACCTGCTGGGAGCATTGTGTATCTTAGACATCGTGTCTTGTGGATAGGATTTCTTTCTTGCAGATGTAGCACCGCATGATGGCTGACACGCCTGTTTTTGTGGAGAGCAGTGTATGAGTATTTGTGTTTGTGTATGGAGAGCAATCGTTGTTTGTACATTTCTATTTCAGGGCCTTTTTGCACATAGGTTTATTGTCACATACTTATTTTAAGTCATTATTGGAGACATCATTCAGAAACTGTCCTGATGCTCACCTTATTCAGGAAGTCTGAGGATGGAAGGCAGTGATTTTTGTTTCAGATAGGATGTCCCTTGACATGCCACCCTAGCATGGAAACAGAGCTTAGACCTGGACTATGTGTGGACTGTAGCTGTGGTCTGCTTTGATCAAATTGCAGACTATTTTACACTCTAATCAGTGTAATAAGATAATGCTTCTCTCAGTGGTAGAAGAATTGGACTTGCACAATGCACTGTAGTCTGGGTTGCCATGAAACAGCCAATTAGCCAACACTGACACAGAAATGTGACTGTTACTGAGGATGGACAGAAGGGTTATTGACTTTGCACTGTTTCACCCTTCATGTTTACTGCTTGTTAGTAAGGGAAGTAAATTTAACACATTAATTGTGATGTTCTGGAATagctcatttttctttcattattatttctttaatacTTTGTGATGTTCTGGTGTCAGGGTGGTGTTCACTTTATATAAATATCTAGAGGCTGGGCAGACAGTGTGTACTAGTCATGTAGGTGCTCTCCAGTGCACATCTCCAGGGAGTGACTCACCCCATCTCAAAATGCAGGTGATATGAGTAACTCTCTGGAGACCTGTTACTCAGCGTTAACCAGATGCCTTCACAATTAGTTCTGACTGTCCATCTGACTTTTAGATGGCTGAAGTTAGAGAGATGAGCACTACCCTGATCATCAGGGGTTTGGTAGTGCACCAAGTAGGCAGCTCATTGACTTTTTCTTCTTGGATAGAAGACACTGGTTCCTTCTTTTTGAGCTGTGATTTATTATGATTAGTTCAATATGATTGACTCAAAACCCTCTGACTTCTTTACCTCAAAAGTATCACAACCCTGATACTGAAgtctgaaagagaaaatggaagtCATTGACTTTTTGTTCTCAGCAATACATCACCACAAATAaaagtttctgtatttttcaaatttctgaGAAAGCTTTAGCAGATGAACACACAAGAATTTAGGGAAAATGCACAGACCCATATGTATTTTCACTAATTAAGTGAAAGCATTTTGCACTTTGTTTGCTTAGCACCTTCCTAACATTTCTTTTGAGTGTTACACATTATGGCTGCTCATGGAAACAAATAATTGATGACCAAAGCATCTCCCAGTGCTTGAAGCTTAGCCTCCATTCTGTCCTCCTGCAGGATGTGAAGCTCTTAATAGGGATGACATCAGCATAATTGTTTTAGAAGTGTCTCAAACTCAGGTCTGGGgtcatttttaatgaaatatgtcacctgcagtgctgcaaagACATaacctgcttttattttttctttactacAGTGTAAATGAATGTCttcatatttcagttttattatggagttatgttttcattttgctaaaTATGTGTCTATGTATGGTATGTGTATGTAGATGTCATTAAATTATTGGTGGGTGGTAATGGGATTGTTGGCCTGATTTTGCCATGGGAATGTACCTCATGTCTGGGGAAGACACCAAACACCTCCATTCTAATTTCTCTGAGGAGAGGAGAATAGAATAGTGAAGTGACTCCTTGAACACATGACAGTGTTTCTCTGTACCTTTGTATGTAGAAGTACAGTACAggatttctctgtgcttttctaGATGTAAAAGattattgctttttctttttcagtagaGAGTTAAAGGAGTAAGGGAGAATGTAATCTTTTCTTCCAAACCTGTGGAGTTAAGCCCACAAGCTCAAATTTTCTGGTGTTCTTAGCCAAAACTTAGTATCTCTTTATAGCTGGAGACTCATCAATATCAATAATCAGGGAATTACAGTGGCTGCCTATCTACAGATGTACCCAGGTCAGAAACATTAgtctttgggggaaaattttaaaagtagctTCATATGTAGTAGTAGTTCATATCTAAAGAGAGCTTAAAGCAGAATTTGGACACTGTAAGTGGTGGTGCAGTTGTGATTGTGCCATTTGGAAATAGTGCAAGCTTCACAAACCTCAGCGAGGTTGGTGCTACAGTGAAGGCAAATGTAGGAGTTACAGAGCCAGGAGCCCAGGATGAATACACAGTGAGTACCATTAAACCTCACAGAAGACTGTGTGTGCATATTTTGAGTGCGTGTCATATTACTTCTTATTTTTATACCAGTCTCCTGAGTGCATGCATAGGGAGCTGAATATTTAAATCACTGttatgagagggaaaaaaaaaattatatgggTTCTATTACTGTCCTATGATTTTGCCTTAGTTGTGCAGAATAACCAAATACAGTTCAAACACTCCTCCAGCACGAGGGGCTGTTGCCTGTGCAGTGcctggtgtcaccatggcccaGGGTGGtttatccagctgtgctgccactgctggtgGAAAGGTGCAGGAGGGAGACACAATGATGCTGTGTTAGACCAGGGCTTGAAGgaaacagctgcttttcctgaagtGTGCTGTAAAGCTGGGAGAGGCAGGTTTTCTCCAGATAATGACAGTCAGGAGTGTGGTGTTGTCAGTGCACCCAGTGGCTGCATGGAGAAGACATGAGACATGACACTATGAGTACAAAGTCTGTCTGTGTATGAATGAGTGAGCACTTGCTGCAAGTTCACTGTACTTTTACTCTCCTCTATGAATGTTAGAGGGGCCTGTGTGTTCCATGGAAGGGTTTAGGGCTACTGCTGAAAACTCGACTCTTTTGAGTAGTCCTGAGTCACACAAAGGATGGCTCAGCAAGGGTTATTTGTGTGTATAAGAGTATACAAGATCTGACACATGAGTTTTCTTTTATACTTGTAAAACAGCACCAATTAAAATGTTGAAACTATCCCTCAAGTTGTGTTGGTGTCAGTTCTTCATGTGCTGCTTTCAAGAAATTCAAAGTAAAGGTAACAGAGCACACTGCCATCTATCACCTCATaccagcagaaatattttcaggaagAGCTGACAGAAGAATTAATCTGTGATTGATTTTGGAGCTCTTTATCCCCATGATTCCATTGCTGTTTAGAAGAACATTTTGTAAGAGGAGGGCAGTTTAAGAGGCCAGTGTTGTATGGAACAAAATTAGTATAGCTTATTCATTGTCACTGTGAGAATATTTACTGGTTTACCTTGAGAATTGGGAGGAAATTGTTAccttataaaaaatattttaacttctcTGCACACTTGTTTTACATTCATCTGTATTTACCATATACTTATATCTGACCCTGGGAGTATCTAGCAAAATCATTACTGAGGACTTTTGTGGAGGGATAGGAATGAACAAAAACTTTGCAACACGTGTGTTTCTAAATTTAAATAGATAAAATAGACATATATTTTGTAAATATGGGTGTAATTAGATACATTGTGACAAGTTGTAATGTGTGTACATAGCTTACATTGGCATTGAGAAAAGGTTTTAGAAGTCCTGGTGGTGATTGACACTGCTGTGTGCTAGTAAGAGCTGCACTACCTATGACAGAATTGGTGGATACTTGGGGCTGTTAagctgtaattttaattttaaatatttttttttcatttacaagtAGTTCCTTTACATTTTCCCCATAGTAGCTGATAATATTTAGCCTAAAACAATGAACCATTTTCTATCACTTTTTACCTATTTGAAGGTCTTATGTAGTGGAGAAAACAGGGCATTGAACTCAGATGTTTGCAAGACACTATCATAatcttgtattttaaaatgaagttgTGGTGAGTGCCTCAACTCAGTTGGGAATCATCACAGAAACATGAACCTACAGTAATATGGCAGAGATGGTAAATTTGATTTACCAGAGACAGAAGACATGAAAAGTGAGATGTATTAAAGATTATGTAATTTCCTCCTgaccaagaaaaaaatgtatcatAAAACTGTTAGGTCTTGAGTTCACCCCAAATTTAGACTAAGAATGAAAGGTAAGTGtttcaaaattacaaatatGAAAGCTTACTGAATTTCTGCTCTGAATGAACAACTTCATATCCTGGAAAAGAAAGGACAGTttaatcattttttaaaatttttttgttacATGCAGTTACAAGGAAAACCTCTTGCCACTGTAATAAGGTTTTATGGAAATGTCTGTATTCAGGTATGAAAATTTTGCCTTTTGGGTGAGAAATTCAGATGTGAATGCATATGTCTGTAAAGTCTTCTAATCACAGACTAGCATTAATGGGAAAACACACCTAAGCAGAGGATGGATGCTAATTTATTGGATGTTGCTTACTGAGATTATTCTGGAATAACATCACAGTTGTAACTTTTTGGCCCTGAAGGTGAGACCTGATTGATTTAATGAACTAGGAAGAGCCTGTCTTAAACAGGGTATGTGCCTTCATGTTCATAATTGCTGAAATTCCTGTTTTGACAGAGCACACAGAATGACAGCAGATGAATGTTACATATTTTAACTTCTGAAATGTCTCTCATCAGCTACTTGTTTCATCTGATTAATGTGCCCTGTCAGTACAGAGCTTTAATCAGCTACAGACACTTTCTGGAAAATGATGAGGAGCAGATTTAGATGGAGAGGGATGCCAGAGGTAGTCAAGGTGaagattaattcacatctgccTTCTAGAGTGGGAAGTAAATGTCCAAACCAATAGGCCAGCACCTTAGAGACAAGGTGCCAGCATTGCATTTGATGTGTTTATGCATGGATAGTGCAGTTCTTGTAAATGGAGTAAGTTGTGTGCTGGACTTGACAGCAAACAGAAGAGAGGTGCTTGTGATTGCTTCAGTTCTGCCTTTGCTGGCCCTCACAGCACCAGTTGCATGCTTCAGAATGGGTGTTCTGGCtactcctcctccctctctgctgcttcatGGGAgtcattttaaatagaaatggaGAAACAAGGCACCATGAAATGCTCAGGAAGATTTTTCAGTAGGGTTGCTCTTTTGGAGACAAACATTCCTGGCAATGAAAAGGGCTGAATTCACGAAATGCATCAATACTTCATTgccattttaaatattttaataataatggGCAGTGCAGTAACTCAAAAACATCCAGGTGTCGTTTAAAAAATTTAGAGGGGAATTGGAGTTTTCTAAAAGAAGGAGTGACAACTTTGGAGCTACAAGGAAAGTAAGAGAGCCCTACAAAAGCACAATAATTAagtatttaaactttttttcatCATGTTTATTGTGGTCTTCCCTAcccttcttatttttttaagcaacaagaagaaaaactactaagcaggagaaagagaaatattttctgaaaaaacaaaattaaatgtcACTGCAAACCCATGGAAAGGCGTGTGGCAACTCACAAACGTTGCATTGAGAGTAAGCCTTGATTTCTCCACTGATGCTCTTGGAGAGGCATAGTGAAAACCCAGGAAGGAATCCAGGGACAGTGAGGCAGAAACTGTGAAGGTCATTCTGATCTAGGACATTGTACcatgttaaaaaaatcattatctatctttttttttttgactacTTCAATGCTAGCAGTCTTAATTATATCTATATTGTGTGtatattatatgtatttttatatatgtaacacatataaatacagaaatattaattatatgtatattttatgtATGATATGTGTTGTAGTACACACATTAGTCTGATTCTGCATCTGAGCACAAACAGACAAAGTGCTAATGGTCAGAACAGCAATGTTACCACTGACATCTTATGTGCAGTTTGCTTACACAATTCCACCTTCCTTGTgcatgggaagaaaaacaatggACCATGCAATATGTCAGGTAGTTTTTTAAACCACATGGTTTCTGGATGGTTTCTGCTTTGATCTTGCTTTCTTCATCAGCTGAAAATAAGTGATGTGCTGAAAAAGCCTTTCTGTTCTTAACAGAAAGATAAAAGACAGTTGATTGGAGAAACCTGGGACACTGGCTGTGCTAAGCCTGTTCatggtgctgtggctgtgtggaTCACAAATGAACCAAGTTTCTTCAGAttcagaggaaaggaaaaaggaaaactttaCAGGAGACAGGTGGGAACAGGCAAGGAATGTAATGTGTGAAAAATTCCTTCTGCCTAGCCATGAACTATGGGCCTCAGCAAGGATGTGGATGTTGTGCCATGAGGATTGATGGTAAGGCAAATTCAGGGAGGGCTGCAGAGTGCTGGAGCATTAACTCATCAGACAACTCAAATGCCAGTGACAGATGACTGACTCTTCACCATAATTTACCATGGGCACAAAATGCAATGGAAGCCCCCAAGGGCACCAGGCAGGGATCCATTAGCCATCAACTATTGCCCTGTAATGTCCTTTAGCAGTCAAGGGCTTTTGTGTTTAAGCTGCTATCTTAATAACCCATATACCACAGTTCTTCCCAGGGCACAACAGCAGTTGTGTCTtcaagcaagaaaagaaaaaaaaatcactagaGAAAGGGAAGTTTTACTAGTGGGAgatctaaaattaaaaacaacaaactgTTTATAGTCTTAAGTGTATCACTTATTCAAAAGAAGTTCTAGTGTAATAGAAAACTAAATGCAATTTTAGCATGTGTAGGAGTGCATTTGTATGGGGAGAAAAATACTGATACAGGATTGGAGTATGATTTGGCAGACTCTCCCTGCCAGGTAGCAAAAATCTCAGTGAGATGGCATGGTGTCCCTTAATACAAAAAGAAAGTGTCATAAGTCACTGTAATTAGCAGTCAAGGGCTCTGATTTTGATCAAGGTGGACGCAGCTCCTCGAGCTTTGGCAGAAAGCTGTGTGAGAGGATCTCTAAATGCAGCTGAGAAAGAAATGAAGTACCTCCAGCCTATTGCTGCTCCCCTGAAAGCCTGAGCAGTGAAAACAGCAGAATATTATTAAACCGTCAAAACTTAAGAAATCATAATACAAGAAatcaaattaataaataatactGTGAAAATTGTTGTCTCTAACCTAACCCACTCattgaaattttgttttcatagtGATTTCTTTGGAAGTGCTAAAAATGCCATGAGGGAGGGGGTTGTGTATATGAATAAATAAACTGCTCTAAACAGTCTTACAACAGGAGGCTTTAATAACTACTCATCCAGAGGTAATTTAACCTGGAAGAAATTCATCCCAGTTCAAAGCCTAAATTATGGACACACAAATTATCAGACACTTGTGTCTTCATTGAGTTTCCCAAGGAGATGGATGGATGCTTCCAGACTTCTCTTGGGTGTAACTTAAGCCAGATAGGGGTTTGTGAGATAGTCTCAGGCAAGTGTCCAAGTTTTCAGGGGaaatccagaaataaaaaagctttaTCAAGATAAATGAGTGAAGGGAAACATATAAATCCAGCAATTGTGTGGCTGGAGCAGTGTAATTCTGTAATAAGAGGCAATTTAGGTATGATTTAGCAGCATATAGGCTTTATGCTGCATCTTGGCACAAGGATGAACTCTCTTTTAGTAATCTAGCTGAAGGATAGTTTTAAAGCAAAAGCCTCATCCTTGGTACCATAATTTATTGTATCATGTTATCTTGCTTAGACACATCCATTAAATATGACATCATTCCTCTGCTGATATTACTGAAATGAACATAAAACCAAGGCTGTGTCTGTCAGGTGTCTGGTTGTGGACAGTCATCTGCTGACAGAGCTGGGTCACCCCCACACCTCCACACTGAGGATCGGGGGGAGCAAAATCAgcaaaagaattatcacagcaCTCCTCTGTATTTCACAAGAAAAACTGCAGCAATGTGAAGAGCTGTAGCGTTGCCCTGTGTTGCAGGGTTTGGGCACTGAGGTGTTCACACCTGGGGGCTGGTCTGGGCGTGAAGGGGGATGCTGGAATACTTCATGAGCTATCACACCAGAGCTCTAGcaggctgggaggcagctccttTATTTCTGGTTGTGGAATGGGGATGCAAATGTGTCAGGAGTAATACAGCTGCAGCAGATCCTGTTAGGAAGAACGAAGTGAGCTAAGGAGCTCTGGAAGTGCTTTCCCAGACTGATCAGGAGCTGCTAATTAGAAATGGGATTTGACAGCCCAGCgctgaaggagagagagaaaagcaggaaggtGGTTttgagcagggatgggaaaggagACACGAGGGCAGGTGCATACGGAGGGAAGGACCGAGCAGgattccagctccttcccccgAGCGGTGCGGGGCCGCCGCTGCCAGCGGGTGGCACCGCGGGGCTGCTGAACCACCGACCCGGGCGGGACGGGCACGGGAGAGACTGCCGTCCCTCTTCTCACATCTTTGGAAGTGTTTTCTTGAGCGGGAAATCGCCGGTGGAGTCGCTCTGTCCAGGCAGAGAAAAGTTACCCTGGGGGCCATCACCAGCACGTGTGAACGAAGTGgatctgcagccctgggaaaagAGATGATGGTTGTGTTCCAGAGCCACATTAGCAGATGATAAAGCTGGTACCCTGCCCAAAGGATGCCATCTGGGCTCCTTAATTTTACCTCTGCCTTTATACATGGGAGGCTGTGCTGTTGCAGCTTTAGTCCAGCTTTTCTGGAAACTACTGACTGCTTACTGAGGGGAAATGTCTGTCTATACTTAGGACACATTGCTGGTGGTGTCTCTTCCTTTCAATAACACAGCAGTGTGCAGCCACTCTGGCCCGTTTTGTGGTGGTCCTGCTTGACTTCAAGCCAAGACTGGTGTGGCAAGCAGGATCTGGACCagacatggatttttttcagtacagCACATGGGTCTCTCATGATGACTTCAGAGGACAGTGTGGGGAAGTACTGGAGCAGGGAATTGCATTGAGAGTTACAGTGTAAAGCAAGGACCTAGAAGGATCTGCCAGTCATTGAGTCTCATTGAGATGTTTTCCCCTGGCTCATATCTAtgccctttttttctctctcagcttGGAATTACTTATTTtgtaaacaaaacagaaagagcagaagTTTCAGGCTATGTCATTCCCTGGAGTGAAAGCAAGCACACAGAGTGACAGCCTCAGGCTGCATGTGAAGAGTCTTTTCAGGGAAGACAACTTGACAAGTCCTTTGTTTGCTTCCTCCTCTTTGGTGCAGAATCAAGGGAAGGTTGGTAAACAGTGATTGCACAGCATTCAAAATAAAGACTTCAGGCCATAAAATAGAAGAGGTTAATCAAGATCTCTACTTGGCTTTCCCCCTGCTGCATGAAAAGGAGGAGCTGGATCTCTCTGTTCTTCACATCACTCtctcttttggggtttttacttGCAGAATTTTTCATTGTCCCTTTTAGGGACATGTGTGAAACCCCTAGGCCTATTGCAAACACCTGGCATTAAATTTGTGCAGCAATACACAGACCTTTATTGtgaagagcaggagaggagctaAATTAATTCCTAAGCAATGAGGTAGAATTACTGTGAGGAAAGGAAGAACCCTGAGACATGAATACTTTTACAGTACTGTCATGCTGAAAAAGGATCAGTATTGACTGAACTTTTGAACacaaaaaaggatgaaaaatgctttgtgtAATCAAATAGCTTGAAACAAATTTTATAAACAGAGTGAGAtagcatttaatttttcccaCACTTTAGTTTTACACTCCTACATAATTAATACACAGCTGACaacatgtttttttcttgtatagGATGCATTTTCCAAATAAGTACAGAGTGGAAAAGATTAATGTTTTTGTAATAGCAAAAATGTTTCATTCATTTAGAAGGTGAAACAATCAGAATTAAATCAGGGGTGATGAGTGGGTAGTTTTGGTGCCATTTCAACTCAAATTTGTCACCTGCAGCAACAGGTAAATTTGTTGTG
The sequence above is a segment of the Haemorhous mexicanus isolate bHaeMex1 chromosome 2, bHaeMex1.pri, whole genome shotgun sequence genome. Coding sequences within it:
- the XK gene encoding endoplasmic reticulum membrane adapter protein XK — its product is MKFPGSVLVSLVLFMSETAAALCLSAGYHDTGDRMWQTLTLLFALFPCALVQLSLVFIHRDVSRDRPLVLLLHLLQLGPLVRCVEALYIYFRAGRVEDPYVSITKKRQMPKDGYSEEVEKEVGQAEGKLRTHRSAFSRASVIQAFLGSAPQLTLQLYICVLQQEVTVARSIFMVLSLLSIVYGALRCNILAIKIKYDDYSVRVKPAAYLCIFMWRSFEIATRVTVLVLFGSVLQIWVFVVVLLNFLGFFLYPWILFWLSKSPFPENIEKELSRLGTTIVLCLLTFLYAGINMFCWSAAQVELSDPDLISKSQNWYRMTVYYIVRLMENAFLLLMWYIYRTDFYLYVCAPMLFLQLLIGYCMGIFFMLVFYQFCHPCKKLFSSSITEALLSCFKILYFICQHHKSTLLTGKVAMKSPENTDEARGSSKTIDSQNRNIHQSVSSNA